From the genome of Bacteroidia bacterium:
GCGCCCGACGGAAAATCAGCAGATCAGATTAATCCCACCAATATTTTCACCATCTATGAGAAGAACTTTAAGTATAAGTTTGAAAAAGAAGAAACGGTGAACGGAACGCTGATGCAGGTAATCAATTTGTATCCGTTATCGCCCGGAAAAAAAGCCTATCACACGATTAAGCTCTACATCGACAAAACAAAAAAGCAGGTAGCCATGCTGAAGATCATGAACAAAGACGCTACCAGCAGTACGATCACGGTCAAATCTTTCTCCTGTTACACAGAACCCAACGACGCGCAGTTCACTGTTACAAAAAAGGAATATCCCTCCCCTCCCTGGGAGTGGATAGATCTGAAGGAGAACTGATCTTCCGGTTTCCCTTTTAATTGAGCAATACACCTATCGGGGATTTTCCCGAATTTTCGTATACTGGATAAAGATTCCGGATGCATTTGGGGTCGGATCACTTACAAACTAGCTTTTCTGAAACGAAAACTACCTTAGAAGGAAGGCTGAAGAAAAGACCCAAACATCCGAGTGCCGGCACCGGTCGCTCCGCCGGGGCGGCATTGCGGAAGGCTGAGATGATCGCGCAGCGGAAGGCAGGCCCGGCGCGTTTGCGATCATCGCAGGGTATTGGAGCGGCCGATTCTTTTGGATACTTTTCTTGTAAAGAAAAGTATCGTATAAAATCATTAAATTAGCCTAAGCAATCCCAACACCTTGCGCTCCCAAACTACCAACTCTTCAAACCCAAACCGGAACCTAAGGCCGGAGGCCACGGCGTTCGGTAGTCTGCTCCCAGGCAGAACCTACTCTTCCAATACGTATAAGTACGGCTTCAATGGCAAGGAGGGAGATAACGAGATTAAAGGCTCCACTGGAACTAGTTATGATTATGGTGCAAGGATGTATGACCCACGATTAGGCAGATTCATGAGTTGCGATGCTTACACAACATACTATACCGAGCTAACGCCCTACCAATTCGCTGGGAACAGCCCCATTGTATTTAAAGATAATGGTGGCAACACTATCACAATATACTACGATAGTGGAAAACGAAATAAAGATGGCAGCATCATCTTTACTCCTTACGAGTATGGTTCCGGCTTGCCTTTGCCTGATAACCAAAGTGTACGAGACGCGGTCGAGCAAATTGATTATTTGATCAACAATTCTCCATTCGCCATAAATTTCGTTCAAGCACTTCACGAATCGAAGATTTTTTCTTGGGGAGTAACTCTTTATACACCGGAGCAAATCCTTGAAGATCAAAAATCAGATAGGCTAATTAAGGGTGTTGTAACGATCGGAATGGTAAACCACAAAAGCGGCTCCGCCTCAACGAGTTATAGTACCCGCATTGGCGTACGAACAACTGAGGGTGGCATGCAAAGCCCTGTCAATAATTTGTATCACGAAGCATTTCATGCATATCTATTGCAGTTATACACCTCGATGCTTAATGAGGTATGGAAAAAGGCTTCGACCATGTCGCCATCAGAATACAAGAAGGAGTGGGACAAAGTTTATGGTCAGATCACTGCTGTGCAACAATATTTTAATACCTCTCGAACTGACAACTATGACAATAACGAAGAATTTTGGGCTGTTCAGTTTGAAAATCTTCTAGCGAAACAGATGGGGGAAAGTCAGAGATCCGATCATCGAGGTTCATTTGTAATAATGGATGGCCCATTCTCAGTAAAAGAAGCTAAGAAAGCAGAAGGTGGAACAGCGAATGGTGGTAAAACTGAGGGCGACAAAAAGCCTCAGAAGCAACATGCACCAAGACATTAAATTTTCGTAACTTCATGAGAAAGTTTTGCATGAATACATTTCGTTTGGTTTCTTTTTGCATAAGCTCCCTGATCCTTCAGAGTTTGACGTGCTCAGATGAGGATAGTCGCCCTCTTAAAACAAAACAAGCCTCAATTACATATGTCTCGTTTAATCTAAGGATAGAGCTCGATAAAATTACACGAACTGAAATACGACAGAATTCGGAAATCCAACCCAAAATGATTGGTGATAAGGTGCTGTTACAAAAAATTGATTCAATCATCCCCCTTATTGTTAATGCCAAGAATAATTCTAACCCGTTAGACTCGGTTGTCTCAGAACCCGACTTTCGAATTTGGCTTAGAATGGATGGAAGAGACTATTACTATATTTCTTCGCAGCAATTTGTAGAAGGTAGTCTCGTTTATAAAAATGACTTTGGATTACTGGACTTAATTAAGAAATCGATTGTGCCTTATTCAGGCCCCAATGCGCCCATTGACTCTTCAGGTTTTTATGGGCCGAATAACCCACCGCCACCAACAAATGAAAAATAATTTTTTCATTTGCCGCAACTTCCGTTCTCCAAATGTTAACTCCTCACCACATTAACGAGAAGAAACTCCTCAATATCCACTAGTCTGAGGTTGTCCTTAATAATCCGAACCGGGAATTTTTTGGCCTCGACGCAAGATGCGATAAGCCGTTCGTTAAGGGGGTTCTCTTCTGCAATGAATTTTAAATGTTCGTCAAAACTCCAATTCGGATTTGGAGCGATGTCGATGAATTTCCACACATTGATTTCGAGCTTGGCAAGCCTATGTCTTTTGTTTAGATCGATTTTGCTCTGAATATAGGGCCGGGTCATTTCGATTTCGGGAACAGGAACACGATGTTGTACATTTTTGTAATTTTCTTCAAGTGCCAATTTTGTCGATGCCGTAATGACCTTGGCCTGTTCAACGCTGTCTGATAGAATGAATAGGGGAAGCCAATAAGTTCTGCCAAGCAGATCATAATCGAAAATAAACTCGACAAAAAAACGAAGTGGCAAATATCCCTTGCCATTGCAATCTGGACAAGTTACTGTTGGAGGTGGTAACTCCCCCGGATTAATGGATGGTTCGCTTTCCGAAATCTGGCCAAATCCCCCACATCTTTTGCAGTCCTGCTCGCTCATGCTTAGTGCTTAAAAAGTTTGTTTTTTATTAGCTTTAGATACTTGTTGACGTAAAACATATCCGGCTCACTTTTAACGGCTCTGCACCGAATTTCGAACCTAGGTGAATCTGGACTACTCGAATCGAACAAAACCAAACCGATGCCAAAGAGTTGACTAAGTACATCCAGCCTATCAACGTCCTCTGGTGAAGAGTCCTTTGGAACAGCGATATAAGATTTGTGAGAAAAAACTTTATAGGAGCAAGCCTGTCCGAATGCTTTAATAAGCTCATTTGAATCTATCTTTATCTCAGCGGAGACAATCTCAATGGGGAACCGGATAATGTCATCCACTTCATGCTGTCTTATTCCAATCACATCTGGAGTACTCCATTTGTCTCTGAATACTGCGCCACCAACAGGGATGGCCTTCGTGCATTCGTCCAGATCGTTGATTAGCCAATCTGCGAACGGCTGATAAAATGTTTCTTCATTAATACCCTTTTTAATTGGTTTTTCAATGGAGTCAATCTTTTGAGGTGTCGAATCACTCTCCCGAAAGGAAACAAGTCTGAAAATCCCTCTTGCAGGTTTATAAACTTCTTTTGGAAACGTGGTATCCAGATCCCAGATTGATCCGTTGATCGTATTACGATTGAAATCATTGTTTTTTGCCCAGATTGCATTTCGGAGATCTGTATATCGCAACCCTTGCGGGTTTTCAGAAAGTATTTGCAGTGCAAATTTCTGTATTTCTTGTTCCTTCGCCATATCGTAGAGTCTTCCTTAAGGGAAACTAAGGTACGGAAAAGCCACTTTTCCCTGTGAATCATCTAACTGATTGGTTCTGAACTTTCAAAGAACCCCATCTCGCCACCTTGATTAAACCTCCCGAATTGTACGGCCTTTCCCTTTTCCGGGATATCGATCACTACATCCACATCATGCTGGAAGGAATTCGCTCCCCTGAAATTCCCCGTTTTGGTAGTCTGGAAGATGTAGATGAAGGATTTACCGGGGTTCGCCTCTTTTAATGCCCGTAAAGCCGCAGGATTAAGCCCAAGAAGGTTTACGGAGTCCAGGAATATAAAATCATACCCAGACAAATCTTCGGGCAAATGATCGCTTACAAAAAGGTTCTCGTGGGCTACGTCC
Proteins encoded in this window:
- a CDS encoding outer membrane lipoprotein carrier protein LolA, yielding MKHILFILCFGLGAGISAQQPKEPVDTKAKAILDELSAKTKACGAIKAEFLIENFGTDKKLKESNTGKLTSKGQKYIVEFKGQKIVCDSKTQWTIIDESKEVQVNDAPDGKSADQINPTNIFTIYEKNFKYKFEKEETVNGTLMQVINLYPLSPGKKAYHTIKLYIDKTKKQVAMLKIMNKDATSSTITVKSFSCYTEPNDAQFTVTKKEYPSPPWEWIDLKEN